In a genomic window of Muntiacus reevesi chromosome 1, mMunRee1.1, whole genome shotgun sequence:
- the LOC136157643 gene encoding olfactory receptor 2L8-like: MGVLDQALPVFQTLINKELPQKIPGHPQIKQQELRSVALRSYPSPKVRGSAESARLRQRRSAAEGSFPTPEVRAAVGRNYPTQEVRASAREGLPHLQGAAAARAQEGREELLHVQVFLVAVIVNIMMVILIWLNSHLHSPMYFLLSQLSLIDLLYISTFVPKIAIDFLSGRNNISYTNCGIQLFLFMTLVGAECLLLAVMAYDRYVAICHPLHYSILMRPTVCIFMVAGTWLGALINAFIHVVYVLNLPYCGSREIHHFCCEIPALLKLVCADTSLYENGLFISGIIFLLFPISAITASYGQILSTVLRLGLNMGMRKTLSTCSSHLIVVILFYGTAIIKYFLPKAYHTAEQDKVVSIFYTILTPLLNPLIYSLRNKEMSGALRKVLRRKITK, encoded by the exons atgggaGTTCTGGATCAGGCCTTGCCTGTGTTCCAAACCCTT ATTAATAAAGAACTCCCTCAGAAGATTCCAGGTCATCCACAAATCAAGCAGCAGGAATTGAG AAGCGTGGCcttgaggagctacccctcgcccaaggtcagaggtagcgccgagagcgccaggctgcgacAGCGCAGGAGCGCGGCTGAGGGGAGCTTCcccacgcccgaggtcagggCGGCGGTTGGGAGGAACTACCCCACCCAGGAGGTCAGGGCCTCCGCCCGAGAGGggctaccccacctccaaggagcggctgctgccagggcgcaggagggccgagaggagctactccacgttcaag TTTTTCTTGTGGCCGTTATTGTCAACATTATGATGGTGATACTCATTTGGTTGAACTCTCATCTCCATTCTCCTATGTACTTTCTTCTCAGTCAACTTTCCTTGATAGACCTCTTGTATATCTCTACTTTTGTTCCCAAGATAGCCATTGACTTTTTGTCTGGACGAAACAACATTTCCTATACTAATTGTGGAATCCAGCTCTTCCTCTTCATGACTCTGGTGGGAGCAGAGTGCCTTCTCCTGGCAGTCATGGcttatgaccgctacgtggctaTATGCCATCCTCTTCACTACTCAATTCTCATGCGCCCTACAGTTTGCATTTTCATGGTGGCTGGCACTTGGCTGGGTGCACTTATCAATGCCTTCATCCATGTTGTCTATGTTCTGAATCTTCCTTATTGCGGCTCCAGAGAAATCCATCATTTCTGTTGTGAGATCCCAGCTCTCCTGAAACTTGTTTGTGCTGACACTTCTCTTTATGAAAATGGTCTTTTTATCAGTGGTATTATATTTCTCCTCTTTCCAATATCTGCCATCACGGCCTCATATGGGCAGATTCTCTCCACTGTTTTAAGATTAGGATTAAACATGGGGATGAGGAAGACTTTGTCAACTTGTTCTTCCCATTTGATTGTGGTGATTCTCTTCTATGGAACTGCCatcatcaaatattttctccccaaagCCTATCACACTGCTGAGCAGGACAAAGTGGTCTCTATCTTCTACACCATCCTCACGCCCTTGCTCAATCCCCTCATCTACAGCCTGAGAAACAAAGAGATGTCTGGAGCCCTCAGGAAAgtactgagaagaaaaataaccaaataa
- the LOC136157655 gene encoding olfactory receptor 2T33-like encodes MENTNDTTGINFILLGLLNYTQTHLFFFSVVLMAFLTSLISNIFMIMLIHMDSRLCTPMYFLLSQLSLLDVILVLTVVPKMVSNYLMHIRSISPAGCGVQIFLLVTLEGGEGFLLAAMAYDRYVAVCHPLRYPILMNQKLCLHMTAGSWLLGGVDGLMQAGVTLSFPYCHSREINHFFCEAPSLVRLACTDTTIFEFFMYVCCVLMLLIPVSFILASYGLILITVLRMHSAAARKKTFATCSSHLAVVGFFYGTIIFIYMRPKSYRSAAHDKVVSAFYTIFTPVLNPLIYSVRNKEVKGALRKWLEKYFQ; translated from the coding sequence ATGGAAAATACAAATGACACCACGGGAATAAACTTCATTCTTTTAGGACTCCTTAACTACACACAAACCCATCTATTCTTCTTTTCTGTGGTGCTCATGGCCTTCCTCACCTCCCTGATTAGCAATATCTTCATGATCATGCTCATTCACATGGATTCCCGGCTGTGCACGCCGATGTACTTCCTGCTTAGCCAGCTCTCCCTCCTGGACGTGATACTGGTCCTCACTGTTGTTCCCAAAATGGTAAGCAACTACCTGATGCACATCAGATCTATCTCTCCTGCTGGCTGTGGTGTCCAGATCTTCCTGTTAGTCACTCTGGAAGGTGGGGAGGGCTTCCTCTTAGCAGCCATGgcttatgaccgctatgtggccgtATGTCACCCCCTGAGATACCCCATCCTCATGAATCAGAAGCTCTGCTTGCACATGACAGCCGGCTCCTGGCTTTTGGGAGGGGTGGATGGGCTGATGCAGGCTGGTGTCACCCTGAGCTTCCCTTACTGCCACTCTCGAGAAAtcaaccacttcttctgtgaggCACCATCGCTTGTTCGCCTTGCCTGTACAGACACCACGATTTTCGAATTTTTCATGTATGTCTGCTGCGTCCTGATGCTTTTGATCCCAGTGTCTTTCATTTTGGCTTCCTACGGTCTCATCCTGATCACTGTGCTCCGCATGCATTCTGCTGCAGCCAGGAAGAAAACCTTTGCTACTTGTTCTTCCCACCTGGCTGTGGTGGGGTTTTTCTATGGCACCATCATATTTATCTACATGCGGCCCAAATCCTACCGTTCAGCGGCTCATGACAAGGTAGTCTCTGCCTTTTACACCATCTTCACACCTGTATTGAACCCACTTATATACAGTGTGAGGAATAAAGAAGTCAAGGGGGCTTTGAGAAAGTGGCTGGAGAAATATTTTCAGTGA